One stretch of Clavibacter californiensis DNA includes these proteins:
- a CDS encoding NAD-dependent epimerase/dehydratase family protein: MSDAGIVTRPTGAPRDVLVLGGTGWIGRLVAERLAARGDRVTCLARGTGGSAPDLTRFVAADRDLPDAHAAVAGTDWDEVVDLTSSAEHARSAVAALADRARHWTQVSTVSVYASFAHPGDDEQATLVEPVDLEEYGQAKVAAERAVTAALAGRRMIVRPGLIVGPGDDSDRFGYWPARFALAGDGPVLVPDATGRHSQAIDARDLADLVVEVGVRALDGVVDAVGESVPLADALDLAAEVAGSTGERVVATDDQLAAADVRHWAGPRSLPLWLPSGAAGMLARSDAGIRALGTARRPLAETMRDVLADERERGLDRPRASGLTRDEELEVLATVR, from the coding sequence GTGAGCGACGCGGGCATCGTCACCCGCCCGACGGGTGCCCCGCGCGACGTGCTCGTGCTCGGCGGCACCGGGTGGATCGGCCGGCTCGTCGCGGAGCGGCTCGCGGCGCGCGGCGATCGGGTGACGTGCCTCGCGCGCGGCACGGGCGGTTCCGCGCCCGACCTCACGCGGTTCGTGGCGGCCGACCGCGACCTGCCCGACGCGCATGCCGCCGTCGCCGGCACGGACTGGGACGAGGTCGTCGACCTCACCTCCTCCGCGGAGCACGCGCGCTCCGCGGTGGCCGCGCTCGCCGATCGCGCCCGGCACTGGACGCAGGTCAGCACCGTCTCCGTCTACGCGTCCTTCGCGCACCCGGGCGACGACGAGCAGGCGACGCTCGTGGAGCCCGTCGACCTGGAGGAGTACGGGCAGGCGAAGGTCGCGGCCGAGCGCGCGGTGACCGCGGCGCTCGCCGGACGGCGGATGATCGTGCGGCCCGGCCTGATCGTCGGGCCGGGCGACGACAGCGACCGGTTCGGCTACTGGCCCGCGCGGTTCGCGCTCGCGGGCGACGGACCCGTCCTCGTGCCCGACGCGACGGGCCGGCACTCCCAGGCGATCGACGCGCGGGACCTCGCCGACCTGGTCGTCGAGGTCGGCGTGCGCGCCCTCGACGGCGTCGTCGACGCGGTGGGGGAGAGCGTGCCGCTCGCCGACGCGCTGGACCTCGCGGCCGAGGTGGCGGGATCCACGGGCGAGCGGGTCGTCGCGACCGATGACCAGCTGGCCGCGGCCGACGTGCGGCACTGGGCGGGCCCGCGATCGCTGCCGCTGTGGCTGCCGAGCGGGGCGGCCGGGATGCTTGCCCGGAGCGATGCGGGGATCCGCGCCCTCGGCACCGCGCGTCGACCGCTCGCCGAGACGATGCGCGACGTGCTCGCCGACGAGCGGGAGCGCGGGCTCGACCGGCCGCGCGCATCCGGCCTCACGCGCGACGAGGAGCTCGAGGTCCTCGCGACGGTCCGCTGA
- the hxlA gene encoding 3-hexulose-6-phosphate synthase encodes MKLQVAMDVLTTKDALELAGKAAPHVDIIELGTPLIKAEGLSAITAIKEAHPDKIVFADLKTMDAGELEADIAFSAGADLVTVLGVAGDSTIAGAVKAARKHGKGIVVDLIGVPDKAKRAKEVTELGAEFVEMHAGLDEQAEDGYTFGDLLEAGKASGVAFSVAGGVKAGTIGDVQDSGAVVAVAGGAIYSADDPAAAAAELRAAIR; translated from the coding sequence ATGAAGCTCCAGGTAGCCATGGACGTGCTCACGACGAAGGACGCGCTCGAGCTGGCCGGCAAGGCCGCGCCGCACGTCGACATCATCGAGCTGGGCACCCCGCTCATCAAGGCCGAGGGTCTCTCCGCGATCACCGCGATCAAGGAGGCGCACCCCGACAAGATCGTCTTCGCCGACCTCAAGACGATGGACGCCGGCGAGCTCGAGGCCGACATCGCGTTCTCCGCGGGCGCCGACCTCGTCACCGTCCTCGGCGTCGCGGGCGACAGCACCATCGCGGGAGCCGTCAAGGCCGCGAGGAAGCACGGCAAGGGCATCGTCGTCGACCTCATCGGCGTCCCGGACAAGGCCAAGCGCGCGAAGGAGGTCACCGAGCTCGGTGCCGAGTTCGTGGAGATGCACGCGGGCCTCGACGAGCAGGCGGAGGACGGCTACACGTTCGGCGACCTGCTGGAGGCCGGCAAGGCGTCCGGTGTGGCGTTCTCCGTCGCGGGCGGCGTGAAGGCCGGCACCATCGGCGACGTGCAGGACTCGGGCGCCGTGGTCGCCGTCGCCGGCGGCGCGATCTACTCGGCCGACGACCCGGCCGCGGCCGCCGCCGAGCTGCGGGCCGCGATCCGCTGA
- the hxlB gene encoding 6-phospho-3-hexuloisomerase — MTNSTHPRPTGDSPVDVAAAVTLISDENARVAQALTDPDLAARLDEAAHVIRDGRRVFALGAGRSGLALRMTAMRLMHLGLDAHVVGEATSPAIEEGDALLVASGSGTTAGIVSAAKTAHEVGARIVALTTADDSPLADLADVTVLIPAAAKQDHGGTVSAQYAGGLFELSVALVGDAVFHALWQASGLTADELWPRHANLE; from the coding sequence GTGACGAACTCGACGCACCCCCGCCCGACCGGCGACTCCCCCGTCGACGTGGCCGCCGCCGTGACGCTGATCTCCGACGAGAACGCCCGCGTCGCCCAGGCGCTCACCGACCCCGACCTCGCCGCACGCCTGGACGAGGCCGCCCACGTGATCCGCGACGGGCGCCGCGTCTTCGCCCTCGGCGCCGGCCGCTCCGGCCTCGCGCTCCGCATGACCGCGATGCGGCTCATGCACCTCGGGCTCGACGCGCACGTCGTCGGCGAGGCCACGTCCCCCGCGATCGAGGAGGGCGACGCCCTCCTGGTCGCGAGCGGGTCGGGGACCACGGCCGGCATCGTCAGCGCCGCGAAGACGGCGCACGAGGTCGGCGCCCGGATCGTCGCGCTCACGACGGCCGACGACTCGCCGCTCGCCGACCTCGCGGACGTGACCGTGCTGATCCCCGCGGCCGCCAAGCAGGACCACGGCGGCACGGTCTCGGCGCAGTACGCGGGCGGGTTGTTCGAGCTCAGCGTCGCGCTCGTCGGCGACGCCGTGTTCCACGCGCTGTGGCAGGCGTCCGGCCTCACGGCCGACGAGCTGTGGCCGCGTCACGCCAACCTCGAGTGA